TCGCGCACTGGGCTCGGCTGCCGGGACTCTCGCACGTCCGGGCGATGGAGAGCCTTGAGTTGATCGCCAGTGAGGTCCTGCCTGGGGTCATGGGGCAACTCCGAGGCCGCGGAAGTGCTTGAGCCGCCCCGTCAGCTGATCGGCGCGGGTGGGGGCGGGCCGACGTACCGGGCGGCCGGGCGAATCACCTTGCCCTCGTCCGCCTGCTCCAGAATGTTGGCGGTCCAGCCGATCACCCGGCTGGTGGCGAACGTCGGCGTGAACATCGAGCGCGGCAGCCCGCACAGCTCCATCACCACACCGGCGTAGAACTCGACGTTGGCGTACAGGTTCCGCCCGGGCTTCAGCTCGGCCAGTACGTCGACCACCGTGCGCTCGACCGTGACCGCGAAGTCGACGAGGTCCCCGCCGAAACCCTGCGCGATGTCCCGGAGCATCAGCGAGCGCGGGTCGTCGGTGCGGTAGACGGCGTGGCCGAAGCCCATGATCCGGTCGCCGCTCGCGACCTTCGCCCGGACCCACGCGTCCGCGCGGTCCGGCGTACCGATCTCGTCCAGGCTGGCCAGCGCTCGATCCGGCGCGCCACCGTGCAACGGACCCGAGAACGCACCGAGCGCTCCGGCGACGGCCGACACCACGTCCGCCCCGGTCGACGCGATCACGCGCGCGGTGAACGTCGACGCGTTGAACCCGTGGTCGATCGTCGCGATCAGGTAGCTCTCGATCGCCGCGACCTGCTGCGCGGACGGCTCTTCGCCGTTGACGAGGTAGAGCCAGTTCGCCGCCGCGCTGAGGTCGTCGCGCGGTTCGAGCGGCTGATCGCCCCGCCGCAGCCGGTGCAGGGCCGCGAGGATCGTTGGCGTCACCGCGCACACCAGCATGGCGTCGGCCTTGCGCCGCGCCCGGTCGACGTCCCACAACGGCGGCAGGTCGCGCGCGGCCGCCAGGACCGACAAGGCCGTCCGCAGTCCGGCCAGCGGCTTCTCCCGTACGCCGGCCGCCGCGCCTGCCGCGGCAACAGCGGGCAGGATCTCCCGCACTTCGTCCGGCAGCACCCGCAGCGGAGCGACCTCGGCCAGGAACTGCTCCCGCTCCCCCGCGGTCGGCAGCCGACCCTCGAGCATCAGGAACCAGACGTCCTCGACCGTCTTCGTCTTCGCCAGCTCGATCGCCGAGTACTGGCGGTAGTGGTAGAAGCCTTCGTCACCGCGTACGTCGCCCAGCTCGGTCTCCGTCACGACGACGTTCCGCAGCCCGGGCGGGACCTCGAAGAGTTGATCCACATTGATTGACATGGATTCAAATTGATCGCTGAATCCACTATTGTCAATGTTGATCAAGTCAACATCAACGTTCCTGGAGCCTGGCGTGCCCGATCCGAGTGACGAGCATTACCTCACCACCGCCGAGGTCGCCGCACGCCTGAAGGTGAAACCCGAGACCGTCTACGCGTACGTCAGCCGAGGCCTGCTCACCAGCACCCGAGCCCGAGGCCGCCGCGGCAGCCTGTTCGTAGCCGCCGAAGTCGCCCGCCTGGCCGGCCGCACCGTCGACCACCCCGGCGCCATCGAACGCATCGAGTCCCAACTGACCCTCATCACCGAGGACGACCTCTACTACCGAGGCCACCGAGTCAGAGACCTGACCACCACCCACACCGTCGAATCAGTAGCCACCCTCCTCTGGACCGGCACCCTGCCCACGCCGACTCCCCCTTCGGCGCCCCCCGGAGCCGGGGCGGCGACCGGGGTCGGTGCGGGGGCCGGGGCCGGGGTCGGTGCGGGGGCCGGGGCCGGGGTCGGGGCAGGGCCGGTGGGGTTTCCGGCGCCGGTTGACGAAGTCGGATTGGCGCGGCGGGCGATGGGGGCGGCTCCGGCGGCCGCTCGGTTGACGGACAAGCTGCGGATCGCGGTCGCCGTACTGGGCGCGGGGGATCCGCTCCGGTACGACCTCTCACCTCAGGCTGTCGTACTCACCGCTCGCCGTCTGCTCGGCGTCCTCGTCACTGCACTTTCGGGGCCTGATACTGACTCCTCGCAGACCTTCGGCAGCCGCCTCCGGCTGAAGCTCGCCCCAAATGCTGCACCGAAGTTGGCGCCGGGTGCCGCGCCTCTGCCGGAGCTGCTGGATGCCGCTGTCATCCTGCTCGCCGACCACGGGCTCGCCGTGTCGACGATCGCGGCGCGCGTCGCCGCCAGCAGCCGCGCCAACCTGTACGCCGTCATCTCGGCCGGGCTCGGTGCGCTCGACGGGCATCTGCACGGAGCCGCTCCGACGCTGGCCTACGACTTCCTCGGGCGCGCGCTCGACGATCCGACCAAGGCGTTGTCCGACCAACTCCGGTCGGGGGAACCAGTTCCCGGGTTCGGGCACACGATCTACCAGGAGCGCGATCCGCGCGCGGAGGTGCTGCTCGGGATGCTCGGGGATCATCCCGTCGTCGCGACCGTCGAGGAGCTGACGGCTCGCGTGCCGAGTTTCCCCAACTCGGACCTGGCCTTGGCCGCCGTACTGCACGCGCACGATCTGCCGGGTGAGGCCGGTGAGGCGCTGTTCGCGATAGCCCGGATGATCGGTTGGACCGCGCACGCGCTGGAGGAGTACGCCGCACCGCCGCTGCGGTTCCGGACGCTGGGGGTCTACACGGGTCCGGAGACGTCGACCGACTGACGGTCGAGGTCGAGCGTGCCACCGCCGTCCGGCGCGCGTCGATCCGTGCCACGCGATGCCGTGAAGACTCGGCCGACCGAGTTCAAGCACGGCGACCCCCCGAGCGGGCACCGGCCAGCGCTGTCGGAGGCAAGCCGGCACACGCCCGAGCAACCACCCGGGGCTCGCGCGAGCAGTGTGGAAGGCAAGCCGGCGCACCCCCGAGCAACCACCCGCGGATCGCGCGAGCGCTGTGGAAGGCAAGCCGGCACGCATCCGAGCAACCACCCGGAGGCCGCGCGATCGGTCAGCCCGTCGGGCAGTTGGGATCCGGGGAGATGCGGCCCGTCGAGTTCGGGCTGATCAAGTCCTGGGCCCGATGACGCCCGAGGTTCCACTCGAGCCAGTCGTCGGTGCTGCGTTCGTAGCCGGACAGGGCGCAGTGCTCGACCTCGTCGGGCAGCGTGGCGAGGACCGGTACGGCGTCGTCGGACAGGCTCTGCAGGTACCACCAGTCGACCTTGCCGGTGGCGGTGTACCGGTCGACGTTGTGCTCGGCGATCCACGCATCAGGGTTGATTGCCGCGAGCATCAACAAGAGACTCGCACCGCTGAGCAGCGCGGCACGAGGCAACCAACCGGCCTTCAAGGTGATGCCGGCAACCATCACGCCGATGACGAGCAGCCCGAGCCAGCCCTCGAATACATCCACGAGCAAGCGCAGTTCGGTAAACCCGTACGCCTGCTGGTAGACGTGCATGCGATAGAGCGCCGAGGCAACGACCACGAGCGTCAGGGCGCAGAGCAGTCCGAGTGAGACACGCAGCCAGAGGACGTCGGCGGACGTCGTACGGGGTGTTTTGCGGGCGGCGGCCCAGACGACGAGCAAGGTGAGGGCGGTCGCGACGGTTAGTTGCCCGAAGCCCTGATGCACGTACTCGGCGTACGTCAGGCCGGTGATGCGCTCGAGGTAGTCGTGGCCGCCGAAGATCACCGTGGCCTGGGCGGCGAGGAAGACGAGGAACACGCCGTCGACGAGCAGGACCGGGGCGAGCCACTCGTACCGGCGGGCGACCGGGCGCGCCGTACCGGAGTCGACCTCGACGTCCGGCGGGTTGAGTCCGAGGTACGTCGCCGCGAGGACGACGCCGCCGACGGCGACGGTGATGAAGGCGCGGAGGACGAAGGAGTCGAGTTCGAGGTCGGGGACGATCGCGCCCACCCACTCGCCGAACACGGCGTCGGCCGAGGAGAACAGGAGGCCGAAGACGAGCACTCCCAGGACGCAGAGGACGACGGTGCGCACCATCGCCGCGTTGGCCCGCAGACCACCGACGGCCCGGGCCGAACGGCCCAGCCAGGGCAGGCCACGGAGAGCAGCGAGCGGCCAAGCGAAGCCGGCGAGGACGAAGGACGGCACGCTGCGGCCGTTGACCAGCGCGGTCATGCACAACGCGCCACCGGCGAACAGGCAGAGGACGGCGATCCACTCGGCGTCCCGTACGACGACTGTTGCTGCCAGCAACAAGCACAGCGCCGCGCAGGTCAGGGTGAACCGCGACCGCCGGTTGACCCTGAACCCGAGGATCACTCCCCCAGCCGCCACCAGGACGACGAACGTGCCCAGCCCGAGATCGCGGAACGGCAGCACGATCCCGGCCAGCAGGCCGACGCCCAGGCACCAGAGCACGGCCCGCAAGCTGCCCGGCACCCGCGCGTCGGGCCAGAACTTGCCGAACATCAGGTCCATCCCGGACTCGGGTGCACGGGGCACAGCAGCGGATGCGGTGCCGGGCGGAGCGATGGTCGCCGTACCGGACCCAGCACTCGGCAACGTCAGCGGCTTGCTGGCGGCCGGTGTGGCATCGGATGGAGCGTTGGAGGCGGCGTCGGAGCCCGCAGTGGGCCGCTCTGGGCTGTCACCAGGTTTCGTCATGGTCGGTTTCTGTGCCTCTCTTCGTGCTGGGGCGAACGGGCGGGGGCGGTTCGGCAGGTCGACGCGAACCCGGGCGCCGCTGCGACGCGGCTCGGGGTCGACGAAGTGGATGGTGCCGCCGTGCAGGTCGGTGACCCAGCGGGCGATCGCCAGGCCGAGGCCGGTACCGCCGCCACCGTCGGTTTCGGCGAGGGTGCCGAAGCGTTCGAACACGCGATCGCGGTCGGCGGCGGGGATGCCGGGGCCGTCGTCGGCGACCTCCAGGCGCCAGCCGTCGGGCGACCGCTGGGCGCTGATGCGAACCTCCCCGCCGGCCGGGCTGTGGCGGGACGCGTTGTCGAGCAGGTTGGCGATCAGCTGCTGCAGTCGCGCGGGGTCGGCCGGGACGGTCAGGGCCACCGGGGTCACGCGTACGTCGTACCGGACTTGGCGGCCGGTCACCCGCGCCTCGGCGACGGCGCGGTCCAGCAGGTCCTGTACGACGACCTGGGTGGTGGTCAGTTTGGCTTTGCCTGCGTCGACGCGGGCCAGGTCGAGCAGGTCGGAGGCCAGCGCTGACAGGCGTTCGGCCTGGTCAAGCGCTGTGCGGAGAGCGACGGGGTCGGGCTCGGCGACGCCGTCGACGAGGTTCTCCAGTACGGCGCAGAGGGCGGCGAGGGGGGTGCGGAGTTCGTGGCTGACGTTGGCGACGAGTTCGCGGCGCTGGCGGTCGACGGCGGCGAGGTCTTCGGCCATGCGGTTGAAGGCCCGGCCGAGTTCGCCGACCTCGTCGCTGGAGGAGGCGGTGACGCGGACCGAGTAGTCACCGCGCGCCATGCCGCGGGCTGCGGCCGTCATCTCGCGCAGCGGGGAGGTCATGCCGACGGCGAGCAACTGGGTCACCGCGAGTGCCAGCGCGACAGTGACGGGGATGCTGAGCCAGACTGGCACGCTGCCGACGGCGCCGACCGCGGCCAGTACGGAGGCCAGGGTGGTGCTGACCGC
The Kribbella italica DNA segment above includes these coding regions:
- a CDS encoding citrate/2-methylcitrate synthase — translated: MSINVDQLFEVPPGLRNVVVTETELGDVRGDEGFYHYRQYSAIELAKTKTVEDVWFLMLEGRLPTAGEREQFLAEVAPLRVLPDEVREILPAVAAAGAAAGVREKPLAGLRTALSVLAAARDLPPLWDVDRARRKADAMLVCAVTPTILAALHRLRRGDQPLEPRDDLSAAANWLYLVNGEEPSAQQVAAIESYLIATIDHGFNASTFTARVIASTGADVVSAVAGALGAFSGPLHGGAPDRALASLDEIGTPDRADAWVRAKVASGDRIMGFGHAVYRTDDPRSLMLRDIAQGFGGDLVDFAVTVERTVVDVLAELKPGRNLYANVEFYAGVVMELCGLPRSMFTPTFATSRVIGWTANILEQADEGKVIRPAARYVGPPPPAPIS
- a CDS encoding citrate synthase; this encodes MPDPSDEHYLTTAEVAARLKVKPETVYAYVSRGLLTSTRARGRRGSLFVAAEVARLAGRTVDHPGAIERIESQLTLITEDDLYYRGHRVRDLTTTHTVESVATLLWTGTLPTPTPPSAPPGAGAATGVGAGAGAGVGAGAGAGVGAGPVGFPAPVDEVGLARRAMGAAPAAARLTDKLRIAVAVLGAGDPLRYDLSPQAVVLTARRLLGVLVTALSGPDTDSSQTFGSRLRLKLAPNAAPKLAPGAAPLPELLDAAVILLADHGLAVSTIAARVAASSRANLYAVISAGLGALDGHLHGAAPTLAYDFLGRALDDPTKALSDQLRSGEPVPGFGHTIYQERDPRAEVLLGMLGDHPVVATVEELTARVPSFPNSDLALAAVLHAHDLPGEAGEALFAIARMIGWTAHALEEYAAPPLRFRTLGVYTGPETSTD
- a CDS encoding DUF4153 domain-containing protein — protein: MNNPSEPSPSFTPVDRAPRSAPLDQVRSVKAKLGLLVAVSTTLASVLAAVGAVGSVPVWLSIPVTVALALAVTQLLAVGMTSPLREMTAAARGMARGDYSVRVTASSSDEVGELGRAFNRMAEDLAAVDRQRRELVANVSHELRTPLAALCAVLENLVDGVAEPDPVALRTALDQAERLSALASDLLDLARVDAGKAKLTTTQVVVQDLLDRAVAEARVTGRQVRYDVRVTPVALTVPADPARLQQLIANLLDNASRHSPAGGEVRISAQRSPDGWRLEVADDGPGIPAADRDRVFERFGTLAETDGGGGTGLGLAIARWVTDLHGGTIHFVDPEPRRSGARVRVDLPNRPRPFAPARREAQKPTMTKPGDSPERPTAGSDAASNAPSDATPAASKPLTLPSAGSGTATIAPPGTASAAVPRAPESGMDLMFGKFWPDARVPGSLRAVLWCLGVGLLAGIVLPFRDLGLGTFVVLVAAGGVILGFRVNRRSRFTLTCAALCLLLAATVVVRDAEWIAVLCLFAGGALCMTALVNGRSVPSFVLAGFAWPLAALRGLPWLGRSARAVGGLRANAAMVRTVVLCVLGVLVFGLLFSSADAVFGEWVGAIVPDLELDSFVLRAFITVAVGGVVLAATYLGLNPPDVEVDSGTARPVARRYEWLAPVLLVDGVFLVFLAAQATVIFGGHDYLERITGLTYAEYVHQGFGQLTVATALTLLVVWAAARKTPRTTSADVLWLRVSLGLLCALTLVVVASALYRMHVYQQAYGFTELRLLVDVFEGWLGLLVIGVMVAGITLKAGWLPRAALLSGASLLLMLAAINPDAWIAEHNVDRYTATGKVDWWYLQSLSDDAVPVLATLPDEVEHCALSGYERSTDDWLEWNLGRHRAQDLISPNSTGRISPDPNCPTG